The Acidobacteriota bacterium sequence CCGGCGACGTCTTCGCGGGCCGCGATCGCCGCACGGGCGACGTCAAGTGGACCGGCACCCGCGTGGACCTCATCTTCGGTTCGAACTCCGAGCTCCGCGCGCTCGCGGAGGTCTACGCCTGCGACGACGCGCCGGAGAAGTTCGTGCGCGACTTCGTAGCCGCGTGGGACAAGGTGATGAACCTCGATCGCTTCGACCTCGCCTGATCCCCCCGACCTTCGACGCTCAGGTCGGCCGTCGCCGGCCGACCTGAGCGTGCCTTGCCCTCCTTCGAGCCTCTGCACGTCAACTTCCAGGGCCACGGTCTCGTCCAATAGCGAGTGGAGGGGCCCGATGCTCCACGACCTGAGGCTCGCGTGGCACAACCTGACGAGGCAGCCCGCGTTCACGGCGCTGGTCGTGGGGATTCTGGGGACGGCGATCGCCGCCAACACCGCCATCTTCGGCCTGATCGACGCAGCGCTCCTGCGCACCCTGCCGTTTGACGAGCCAGGCCGCCTGGTGATGGGGCAGGCGACGTTCGGAGGGCGCGTCAACCCCTGGGTCTCCGGCTACGATTACTACGACTACCGGGAGCAGAGCCGCACGCTGGAGTCGTTCGCCTCGCTGGGCGGTGGCGCCAGCCGCGTCACCGTGCTCGGCGGGCCCGAGCCCGAACTGGTCGAGGCGGCCTTCGTCAGCTGGGACCTCTTTCAGACGCTTCGCGTGCGTCCGAGCGCCGGACGGCTGTTCACGGAGGAGGATGCCGTGGCCGGTCGTGCGGACGTCGTGATGATCAGTCACGACTTCTGGCAGCGCCGGTTCGGAGGGGCACCCGGCGCCGTGGAGAGCACCCTGTCGATTGACGGCCGGCCGCGCCCGGTGATCGGCGTCCTGCCGGCAGGGTTTCACTTCCTGTACCGCGCCGACGTGTGGGGCCTGACCTACCGTGACGGCCCGCTCGCCTCCGCGCGACGCTGGCACAACCTGCTGCTCGTCGGCCGCCTGAAGCCCGGCGTGTCGATCGAGGAGGCCCAGAGCGAGATCGACGTCATCTCGGCACGCCTCGAGGCCGAGTATCCCGACACGAACGACGGCAAGGGGTTGCTGCTGACCGGGCTCCACGACGCGCTCGCCGAGGGCGTTCGCGACAGCCTGCTGATGCTGATGGCCGCCGTCGGGCTCCTGCTGCTCATGGCGTGCGGGAACGTTGCGGGCCTGCTGCTCGCGCGAGGTCAGACCCGCGCCAGCGACCTGGCGGTGCGGGCCGCCCTCGGAGCGTCCCGCCTCCGTCTCGTGCGCGAGCTTCTCACGGAAAGCGTCGTCCTCGGGCTGCTGGCCGGTGTCGCCGGCATCGGCCTCGCGTTCGTGTTCGAAGACCTGGCGATCGCGCTGCTGCCAGTCCACCGGCTCGGTATCACCGGCACGACGCTCGGCCATGGCGCTCTGCTCTTCGCGCTCGGCCTCGCGCTGGCGACCGGCGTGATTTTCGGCACGCTGCCAGCGCTTCGAGAATCGGTCGTGGAACCGTCGCACCACTTGAGGGCCGGATCGAGGTCCACCGAGTCGCGTGGCGGCGTCCGGCTGCGCCGGGCGCTCGTCGTCGCGCAGGTCGCCATCTGCTTCGTCCTGCTCACAGGGGCGGGCTTGCTCATCCGCAGCTACTCCCGTCAGATGTCGGTCGATCTCGGCTTCGATCCGGCATCGCTCCTGGCGGGCCAGATTCGGCTGGGCGCCGATGCCTACCCTGAACCGGACGCGCGAATCGCCTTCTTCTCGACGTTCCTGGCGCGTGCGCGGGCACTGCCGGGCGCCACCTCGGTCGGGCTGATCGACCGGCTGCCGATCCGGCAGCCAGCGGGCAACATCTACATACGGCGGCCCGACCAGCCGGCCATCGCGAAGATGGAGCTGTCGGCCGACTTTCGTGTGGCCGACCCGGGCTACCTGCGCACCATGCGGATTCCGCTGCTCGCCGGCCGCGATCTTGCCGAGACCGACACGGCGACGACGCCGCGCGTGATGATCGTCAGCGCCTCGCTGGCCAACCTCGTCTTCCCAGGGCAGAACCCGATCGGGCAACGCCTCGTGGTGGACATGGGCGACCCCGTCGAGCACGAGGTGGTCGGCGTCGCGGGCGATGCCCGCCTGCGACACGTACGCAACCGGCCGTTCCACGCGATGTACATGCCGTATCGCCAGTACCCGCGACCGGTGATGCACGTCGCGATCCGCACGACTGGCGATCCCACCTTGCTCGTCTCCCCGCTCCGGGCGCTGCTGCGAGAGATGGATCCGAACATCCCGTTTGCGGAACCGGCGACGATGCAGGGGATCGTCGACGACGCCGTGGCCGACACGCGGGTGGTGACCGTGTCGCTCGCCGTGTTCTCCGGCCTCGCGTTGCTCGTGGCCCTCCTCGGGATCCACGCGGTGCTGGCCTATCACGTGAGCCAGCGGGCGCACGAGTTGAGCGTCCGCCTTGCGCTCGGGGCCACGCCGGCGGGCCTGCTGCGCCAGGTCGTGGGCCAGGGATTCGTGCTCGTGGGCATTGGCCTCGTGCTGGGAGGCGCCGGTGCCCTGGCGGGAGCGGGCGTGCTGGACCGGCTGCTCTTCGACACCGCGCCGAAGGACCCGGCGACCTTCGCGGCCGTGACGACGTTCCTGCTGCTGACGTCGTTGATCGCGTGCCTGTTGTCCGCCCGGCGCGTCACTCATCTCAATCCGGTCGACGCGCTACAGGCTGAGTAGACGGTCTGGCTGCGGCGCGCGAACGGCGAGCCCGGGTGGGGCCCGTCCACCCCTCTCCGGTGAGCCGTTGATTTGGATCCGCGCCGCGCGAGAGCCGCTCTCCGAGAACCGTTGGTCGGATGTCGGTTCAAGGCAGCCAGGCTCGGCCGCGCCTTGCACCCGTGACCGGGACCGGCAATACTCGGGGGTCCGCTGAGACCAGACCGCGCCTGGCGTTCCGCCGGCGGACGCCGCGCCCCTGGGTGGCACGACGTGACGGGCGGCACCGCCTCGGCCGGCGCAGAAGGAGCAGGAACGTGAACAGACTCACACGGCTCGCCCTGGTT is a genomic window containing:
- a CDS encoding ABC transporter permease, which translates into the protein MLHDLRLAWHNLTRQPAFTALVVGILGTAIAANTAIFGLIDAALLRTLPFDEPGRLVMGQATFGGRVNPWVSGYDYYDYREQSRTLESFASLGGGASRVTVLGGPEPELVEAAFVSWDLFQTLRVRPSAGRLFTEEDAVAGRADVVMISHDFWQRRFGGAPGAVESTLSIDGRPRPVIGVLPAGFHFLYRADVWGLTYRDGPLASARRWHNLLLVGRLKPGVSIEEAQSEIDVISARLEAEYPDTNDGKGLLLTGLHDALAEGVRDSLLMLMAAVGLLLLMACGNVAGLLLARGQTRASDLAVRAALGASRLRLVRELLTESVVLGLLAGVAGIGLAFVFEDLAIALLPVHRLGITGTTLGHGALLFALGLALATGVIFGTLPALRESVVEPSHHLRAGSRSTESRGGVRLRRALVVAQVAICFVLLTGAGLLIRSYSRQMSVDLGFDPASLLAGQIRLGADAYPEPDARIAFFSTFLARARALPGATSVGLIDRLPIRQPAGNIYIRRPDQPAIAKMELSADFRVADPGYLRTMRIPLLAGRDLAETDTATTPRVMIVSASLANLVFPGQNPIGQRLVVDMGDPVEHEVVGVAGDARLRHVRNRPFHAMYMPYRQYPRPVMHVAIRTTGDPTLLVSPLRALLREMDPNIPFAEPATMQGIVDDAVADTRVVTVSLAVFSGLALLVALLGIHAVLAYHVSQRAHELSVRLALGATPAGLLRQVVGQGFVLVGIGLVLGGAGALAGAGVLDRLLFDTAPKDPATFAAVTTFLLLTSLIACLLSARRVTHLNPVDALQAE